In a genomic window of Nostoc sp. UHCC 0870:
- a CDS encoding non-ribosomal peptide synthetase: protein MKEIVINSHQSLDGDAALTDQERHKLLVEWNDTTVDYPKHLCIHELFAAQVEKTPDNIAVVFDEQKLTYQELNQQANKVAHYLQSLGVGKEVLVGICVERSLEMIVGMLAILKAGGAYVPLDPNYPQERLSFMLSDSQVQVLLTQQKFVEEFSASGVKRVCLDTDWQSINQQSQENPTTSATAENLAYVIYTSGSTGTPKGVAVPHRAVNRLVCNTNYVQFTASDRIAQGSNASFDAATFEIWGSLLHGATLVGIPQNILLSPQNFAAYIREQRISVLFLTTALFNQLANVVPQAFQDLGNLVIGGEALNPKSVAAVLKNGAPQRLVNGYGPTESTTFACWYLVQDVPEGAINLPIGRPISNTQIYILDSQLQPVPVGTPGELYIGGDGLARGYLNRPELTEEKFIPHPLEEAGGSRLYKTGDLARYLADGNIEFLGRVDNQVKIRGFRIELGEIEAVLSQHPDVYQAVVIVREDIPGDQRLVAYVVPDQKSAVTATILKGFLKEKLPTYMMPAALMILESLPLTPNGKIDRRHLPACDRTRPDLPEIFVAPRNPIEEKLAVIWTQLLALDLVGVNDNFFCLGGHSLIVTQMLSRVGEVFSVNLSFNQIFANPTIAVIAQLIAQGGEESQWQRPAIKRISYEGLVPVSFSQERIYFVHQLAPDNSAYQFQATMRLKGLLHVQVLERCLDEIVKRHEIFRTTYQEVNGRLYQVINPHEPISFEVVDLRAVPESEREIEAQKLVDAEIQTHLDLTQLPIIKWVVFKLSDQEHILTHVEHHMAHDGWSFNIFLSELVELYQAFCAGKPSPLPELSFQFADFAYWQREWAKTAEAQAQLAYWQQKLSGIPPLLELPYDRPRPKEQTYNGDHVRMELPDDLCESLRVFSHQEGVTLFMTMLEAFIILLHRYTGQDDIFIGSAVANRRMHQIEKIIGMIVNNLVLRTDVSGNPTIRELLHRVRQVAMEAYANEDVPFDKVVEVIRPIRNLSHNPLFQVMFSFHNSAKPYLNLPGLDISLHEPASNKSAKFDIDFLVIPRFEQSVQYGVKTGAKGITLVLEYNSDLFDADTIQAMLEQYQKILIEIVANPEQQIGKLALLSQSQENLLGEWNQTHREYTQTECIHKLFESQVELTPNAVAVEQNGQKLTYRELSDRANKIAHYLQSLGVKPETLVGICVERSLEMIVGLLGILKAGGAYVPIDPAYPQERIAEILADTQLGILLTQDKFPNQLLGYTGKTICLDTDWPVIAQHSTDNPISDVQLNNLAYIIYTSGSTGKPKGVMIEHRSLMNFVITAIDEYGINASDKVLQFASVCFDTSIEEIFPCLAVGATLVLRTEEILHSSDEFWRCCQQWQLTVLDLPTAYWHQLVAELTPEDSRIPESLRTVIIGGEEVQLEKVQHWHSCVAHLSPSPQLFNSYGPTEATVVTTLDRFTPTATSISIGRPISNAQVYVLDQYLQPLPIGVPGELHIGGAGLARGYWQRPELTAEKFIEISSPTPLLPATPTPLHPYTPTPLLPATPTPSKLYKTGDLARFRPDGNLEYLGRVDGQVKIRGFRIELGEIETVLRQHPQVLQAVAIAREDIPGQKRLVAYIVPQDSPPTTDELRQFLKQKLPNYMIPAAFMLLETIPMTANRKVDYRTLPTPDFSRSGEDKFIEPRTLIEQKLVAIWSEVLRVEQVGIHDNYFELGGDSILSIQMISRANQAGIQIAPKQLFKYQTIAELAAVVGITRQVNAEQGLVTGSVALTPIQQWFFEQNLPEPDYFNQSAMLEVSPDLQPQLLQQVVQQLLVHHDALRLRFVQEGENWQQINADIQEFVPLSIFNLSHLSPAEQQTEIKAKDAELQAGLDLATGAIAQVALFQLGQDRPSCLLFIIHHLAVDAISWRILLEDLATAYQQISRGETIKLPAKTTSWQYWSDRLIEYAQTEAVKELDYWLSQSSLQVTALPVDYPSSQENNTVASTASVSLALNAEQTRALLQDVPSAYNTQINDVLLTALVQSFTRWTGESSLVIDLEGHGREDLFEDVDLSRTIGWFTTLFPVGLQLEDIDHPGDALKSVKEQLRRIPNRGISYGVLRYLHANTTIREKFHSLPPAQVSFNYLGQFDQVLRASEVLGVAKEFKAEQSLLNQRSHLLGISGFIRAGKLEMTWAYSETVHKKDTIEKLASGFMEAIKTLIAHCQSKDSQSYTPSDFSAAKLNQQQLDKFLAKINKNK, encoded by the coding sequence ATGAAAGAAATTGTTATTAATTCTCATCAGTCTCTTGATGGTGATGCTGCTTTAACTGACCAGGAAAGACATAAATTATTAGTGGAATGGAATGATACAACGGTAGATTACCCCAAACATTTGTGCATACATGAATTATTTGCAGCACAAGTGGAAAAAACCCCAGACAATATTGCTGTAGTCTTTGATGAGCAGAAACTGACCTATCAAGAGTTGAACCAACAAGCCAACAAAGTAGCTCATTATTTGCAGTCTTTGGGTGTAGGGAAAGAAGTTTTGGTAGGGATTTGTGTTGAGCGTTCGCTAGAAATGATCGTCGGAATGTTAGCTATCCTCAAGGCAGGTGGTGCTTATGTGCCACTAGATCCAAACTATCCCCAAGAGCGTCTATCGTTCATGCTCTCAGATTCACAAGTGCAAGTGCTGTTAACTCAGCAAAAGTTTGTGGAAGAATTTTCTGCAAGCGGCGTGAAGAGGGTTTGTTTAGATACTGATTGGCAATCAATTAATCAGCAAAGCCAAGAAAATCCTACTACCAGTGCGACGGCTGAAAATCTTGCTTATGTGATTTATACATCCGGTTCTACAGGTACACCCAAGGGAGTTGCTGTACCTCATCGCGCGGTCAATCGGCTAGTATGCAACACCAATTACGTGCAGTTTACAGCTAGCGATCGCATTGCTCAAGGCTCAAATGCTTCATTTGACGCAGCTACTTTCGAGATTTGGGGATCTCTGCTGCATGGGGCTACTTTAGTGGGAATTCCTCAGAATATTCTACTGTCACCCCAAAATTTTGCAGCTTACATCCGTGAACAAAGAATAAGTGTATTATTTTTAACTACAGCATTATTTAATCAGTTAGCTAACGTTGTTCCCCAAGCATTTCAAGACTTGGGAAACTTGGTAATTGGCGGCGAAGCATTAAATCCCAAATCGGTCGCAGCAGTTCTGAAGAATGGCGCGCCACAACGATTGGTAAATGGTTATGGGCCGACGGAGAGTACAACATTTGCTTGTTGGTATTTAGTTCAGGATGTCCCAGAGGGCGCAATCAATCTACCAATTGGGCGACCAATCTCTAATACACAAATATATATACTCGACTCCCAACTGCAACCAGTTCCCGTGGGAACTCCTGGTGAATTATATATTGGTGGCGATGGATTGGCACGAGGCTACTTGAACCGTCCAGAGTTAACCGAGGAAAAATTTATTCCTCATCCGTTGGAGGAGGCAGGAGGGAGTAGATTATATAAAACTGGGGATTTGGCGCGTTATTTAGCAGATGGGAACATTGAGTTTCTGGGGCGAGTTGATAATCAAGTGAAGATTCGCGGCTTTCGCATCGAATTAGGCGAAATTGAGGCGGTTTTGAGTCAACACCCAGATGTATATCAAGCTGTGGTCATCGTTCGTGAAGATATCCCTGGTGATCAGCGACTTGTGGCTTATGTTGTTCCTGATCAAAAATCAGCAGTAACCGCCACAATCTTAAAAGGCTTTCTAAAAGAAAAGCTGCCCACTTACATGATGCCAGCAGCATTGATGATTCTCGAATCCTTACCCTTGACCCCCAATGGTAAAATTGATCGTCGTCATCTTCCAGCCTGCGATCGCACACGTCCCGATTTACCAGAAATCTTCGTCGCGCCTCGTAACCCAATTGAGGAGAAGTTAGCTGTTATCTGGACTCAGTTATTGGCACTTGATCTAGTTGGAGTCAATGATAATTTTTTCTGTTTGGGTGGTCATTCCCTCATTGTCACGCAGATGCTTTCTCGCGTAGGCGAAGTTTTCTCCGTTAATTTATCTTTTAATCAGATATTTGCCAATCCCACCATAGCCGTTATAGCTCAACTCATTGCCCAAGGTGGGGAAGAATCACAATGGCAACGTCCTGCTATCAAACGAATTTCCTATGAAGGACTCGTGCCAGTTTCCTTTTCTCAAGAGCGCATATACTTCGTCCACCAATTAGCACCAGACAATAGTGCCTACCAATTCCAGGCAACGATGCGACTTAAAGGACTCCTCCATGTCCAAGTATTAGAACGTTGTCTTGATGAGATTGTGAAGCGTCATGAAATCTTCCGCACGACTTATCAGGAGGTGAATGGTAGGCTATATCAGGTAATTAACCCCCATGAACCGATCAGTTTTGAAGTAGTTGACCTCCGTGCAGTTCCTGAATCTGAGCGGGAAATAGAAGCACAAAAGTTGGTCGATGCAGAAATTCAAACACATCTAGACCTGACTCAACTACCCATAATTAAGTGGGTTGTATTTAAGTTGAGTGACCAAGAACATATATTGACCCATGTTGAGCATCACATGGCTCATGATGGCTGGTCATTTAACATCTTTTTAAGTGAGTTGGTAGAACTTTATCAAGCCTTCTGTGCAGGTAAACCTTCACCATTACCTGAACTAAGCTTTCAGTTTGCCGACTTTGCCTATTGGCAGCGTGAATGGGCTAAAACCGCAGAAGCTCAAGCTCAATTAGCCTATTGGCAACAAAAGTTATCAGGTATTCCGCCTCTGTTGGAATTACCTTATGATCGCCCGCGACCAAAAGAGCAAACTTACAATGGCGATCACGTCAGGATGGAACTGCCCGATGATTTGTGCGAATCCCTGAGAGTTTTCAGTCATCAAGAAGGTGTAACCTTATTTATGACAATGCTCGAAGCTTTTATCATCCTGTTGCACCGATACACTGGACAAGACGATATTTTTATCGGATCTGCTGTTGCCAATCGCCGGATGCACCAAATCGAGAAGATAATCGGCATGATTGTCAATAACTTGGTTTTACGCACCGATGTATCAGGTAATCCCACAATTCGGGAATTACTCCACCGTGTACGCCAAGTAGCAATGGAAGCTTACGCCAACGAAGACGTACCATTCGATAAAGTAGTAGAAGTAATCAGACCCATCCGCAACCTGAGTCACAATCCTCTGTTTCAAGTGATGTTCAGTTTCCATAATTCGGCCAAGCCGTATTTGAATTTACCTGGTTTGGACATCAGCTTGCATGAACCGGCTAGTAACAAATCTGCAAAGTTTGATATTGATTTTCTCGTCATACCACGTTTTGAACAAAGCGTACAGTATGGTGTGAAAACCGGAGCAAAAGGAATTACCCTGGTCTTGGAATATAACAGCGACCTCTTCGATGCTGACACCATCCAAGCCATGCTAGAACAGTATCAAAAGATATTAATTGAGATTGTAGCTAACCCAGAACAGCAGATTGGTAAATTAGCTCTATTAAGTCAATCTCAAGAAAACTTATTAGGGGAATGGAATCAGACTCATAGGGAATATACTCAGACAGAGTGTATCCATAAGTTATTTGAGTCTCAAGTAGAGTTAACGCCTAATGCTGTAGCTGTAGAGCAGAATGGTCAAAAATTAACCTACCGTGAATTGAGCGATCGCGCCAACAAAATCGCCCACTATCTGCAAAGTTTAGGAGTCAAACCAGAAACTCTCGTTGGTATCTGCGTTGAGCGTTCCTTAGAGATGATTGTCGGTTTACTCGGCATTCTCAAAGCTGGTGGTGCTTATGTTCCCATTGACCCGGCTTATCCCCAAGAGCGAATAGCTGAAATTCTTGCAGATACCCAACTAGGCATTTTGCTCACGCAAGATAAATTCCCAAATCAACTGCTAGGGTATACCGGAAAAACAATTTGTTTAGATACAGATTGGCCAGTAATTGCTCAACACAGTACAGATAACCCGATTAGCGACGTTCAACTTAATAACCTGGCCTACATTATTTATACCTCCGGTTCTACGGGTAAACCCAAGGGTGTAATGATTGAACATCGTTCATTGATGAACTTTGTCATCACCGCCATTGATGAATATGGAATCAACGCCAGTGATAAGGTTCTGCAATTTGCCTCAGTTTGTTTTGATACATCCATTGAAGAAATTTTTCCTTGTCTTGCAGTTGGTGCAACCTTAGTATTACGCACCGAAGAAATACTACACTCCAGTGATGAATTTTGGCGGTGTTGCCAACAATGGCAATTAACTGTTTTGGATTTACCTACAGCATATTGGCATCAGTTAGTAGCAGAACTTACCCCTGAAGATTCCCGCATTCCTGAAAGTTTGAGAACTGTGATTATTGGAGGGGAAGAAGTTCAACTAGAAAAAGTGCAGCATTGGCATAGTTGCGTAGCGCATCTTTCCCCGTCACCCCAATTATTTAATAGTTACGGGCCGACGGAAGCAACGGTTGTCACCACTTTAGATCGCTTTACCCCAACAGCCACCTCTATTAGCATTGGACGACCCATCAGCAATGCTCAGGTTTATGTTTTAGATCAATATCTGCAACCTCTACCTATAGGAGTTCCAGGAGAACTGCACATTGGGGGAGCAGGATTAGCCAGAGGATATTGGCAACGTCCAGAACTCACCGCAGAGAAATTTATTGAAATTTCTTCCCCCACACCCCTACTACCTGCAACCCCTACACCCCTACACCCCTATACCCCCACACCCCTACTACCTGCAACCCCTACACCCTCAAAACTATACAAAACTGGAGATTTAGCAAGATTTCGCCCAGATGGCAATCTAGAATATCTCGGTCGAGTGGACGGTCAGGTAAAAATTCGCGGCTTCCGCATCGAGTTGGGAGAAATAGAAACGGTATTGAGACAACATCCCCAAGTATTACAAGCTGTTGCGATCGCCCGTGAAGATATCCCCGGACAAAAGCGACTCGTGGCTTATATCGTACCTCAAGACTCGCCACCAACCACCGATGAATTGCGCCAATTCCTCAAACAGAAACTACCGAATTATATGATTCCGGCGGCATTTATGCTGCTGGAAACCATCCCGATGACTGCCAACCGTAAGGTAGACTACCGCACCCTACCAACACCCGATTTTTCTCGCAGTGGCGAAGATAAATTTATTGAACCGCGCACACTTATAGAACAGAAATTAGTGGCGATTTGGTCGGAAGTTTTAAGAGTAGAACAAGTTGGCATCCATGATAACTACTTTGAACTGGGCGGGGACTCCATTCTTAGCATTCAAATGATTTCCCGTGCTAATCAGGCGGGTATTCAAATTGCCCCCAAACAACTATTTAAGTATCAAACCATTGCTGAGTTAGCAGCTGTAGTGGGTATAACTCGCCAAGTCAACGCTGAACAAGGTTTAGTAACTGGTTCTGTAGCGTTGACACCCATCCAGCAGTGGTTTTTTGAGCAGAACTTGCCCGAACCGGATTACTTTAACCAGTCAGCCATGCTGGAAGTGTCGCCAGACTTGCAACCTCAGCTATTACAGCAAGTAGTACAACAATTGTTAGTACATCACGATGCTTTGCGTCTGCGGTTTGTGCAGGAAGGGGAAAACTGGCAACAAATTAACGCCGACATACAGGAATTTGTGCCATTGAGCATCTTTAATTTGTCGCACCTATCGCCAGCAGAACAGCAAACAGAGATCAAAGCCAAAGATGCTGAACTCCAAGCTGGTCTGGATTTAGCTACAGGAGCAATCGCACAAGTAGCATTATTTCAGTTAGGCCAGGATCGCCCAAGTTGTTTACTATTCATCATCCATCACTTAGCAGTAGATGCCATTTCCTGGCGGATTTTGCTGGAAGACTTAGCTACTGCTTACCAACAAATTAGTCGGGGCGAGACTATTAAATTACCAGCTAAGACAACTTCCTGGCAATATTGGAGCGATCGCCTGATAGAATATGCCCAAACCGAGGCTGTCAAAGAGTTGGATTACTGGTTAAGTCAATCTAGTCTTCAAGTCACAGCTTTACCTGTAGACTATCCATCTAGTCAAGAAAATAACACAGTAGCCTCAACTGCATCTGTGTCACTGGCTTTAAATGCAGAACAGACCCGCGCTCTCTTACAAGATGTACCCTCTGCCTACAATACTCAAATTAATGATGTACTGTTGACTGCCCTAGTACAGAGCTTTACTCGATGGACAGGAGAAAGTTCTTTAGTAATTGATTTAGAAGGACATGGACGGGAAGACTTATTTGAAGATGTAGATTTGTCACGAACTATTGGTTGGTTTACTACATTATTTCCTGTTGGGTTACAACTAGAAGACATTGACCATCCAGGAGACGCTTTAAAGTCAGTCAAAGAACAACTGCGGCGCATTCCCAACCGAGGAATTAGTTATGGAGTATTGCGATATTTGCACGCAAACACCACAATCCGCGAAAAATTCCATTCCCTACCCCCAGCACAAGTTAGTTTTAACTACCTTGGACAATTCGATCAAGTGCTGAGAGCATCTGAAGTTTTGGGTGTGGCGAAAGAATTCAAAGCTGAACAAAGCCTACTCAATCAACGTAGCCACTTATTAGGAATAAGCGGTTTTATTCGTGCGGGAAAACTGGAAATGACTTGGGCTTATAGTGAGACAGTTCACAAGAAAGACACCATTGAAAAGTTAGCTTCAGGATTTATGGAAGCAATCAAAACCCTAATTGCTCACTGTCAATCAAAAGACTCTCAAAGCTATACCCCGTCTGATTTCTCAGCAGCCAAACTCAATCAGCAACAGCTAGATAAATTCCTCGCCAAAATTAACAAAAACAAATAG
- a CDS encoding aconitase/3-isopropylmalate dehydratase large subunit family protein, translating into MSHINSVLQLGDDINTDDIMPANRATTDDPEHLKQYALEHIIGAGELLKYNVIEAGENFGCGSSREVAPIALQAAGIEKIRARSFAEIFYRNSINIGLPLEILGEKQENPVVDAIAAAGGLMSFNQLRRQGKITIPRSLTPSRPMTLVEKLLAKASGNAYVQPGEVVFASVDLALSHDAVAGPVAKTFYQHYGEEAKLWDSQRVVLVADHFIQVNDIRADHKADVMYQQMVEFANVQGCHLFDVVSPGEAAGICHVLLPEKGFVRPGMVIAGTDSHTCTYGALGAFSTGVGTTDMANIYATGDMWIRVPQTLVFDLSGTLPPHISAKDIILFILGQIGCAGATSKVMEFRGSILTQLPFDERLTLANMAVECGALCGLIVSDEVTREYVRNRSTQEFAEIIGDADAEYEKIYQFDLSDLEPQVARPPKPDQVVAISQLEDVPITKAFIGSCTGGKLYDLAQAAAVLKGRHIAAGVNLFIVPASIEIREKAQELGYLDIFAQAGAQILKSGCGACINSGLGVLAKEETGVYATNRNFKGRSGDPTGKNYLASPRTVAISAVKGKISHHLD; encoded by the coding sequence ATGAGTCATATAAATAGCGTTTTGCAACTGGGCGATGATATCAATACCGATGATATTATGCCTGCAAATAGGGCCACAACAGATGATCCTGAACACTTAAAACAGTATGCGTTAGAACATATTATTGGAGCAGGGGAACTACTAAAATACAATGTGATTGAAGCCGGAGAAAATTTTGGGTGTGGTTCGAGTCGAGAAGTTGCCCCCATTGCCCTGCAAGCTGCTGGGATTGAGAAGATTCGCGCGCGATCGTTCGCGGAAATTTTTTATCGCAATAGCATTAATATTGGACTACCCCTAGAAATTTTGGGGGAAAAACAGGAGAATCCAGTAGTTGATGCGATCGCCGCCGCCGGTGGACTGATGTCTTTTAATCAACTGCGTCGTCAGGGTAAAATCACCATTCCGCGCAGCCTGACCCCTAGCCGACCCATGACTTTAGTCGAAAAACTTTTGGCTAAAGCTTCTGGGAATGCCTACGTCCAGCCAGGAGAAGTAGTTTTTGCCTCCGTTGATTTAGCCCTATCCCATGATGCAGTAGCCGGCCCTGTAGCCAAGACCTTTTATCAACACTATGGAGAAGAGGCAAAACTCTGGGACTCCCAACGGGTGGTTTTGGTAGCCGATCACTTTATCCAAGTGAATGACATCCGTGCTGATCACAAAGCTGATGTCATGTATCAACAGATGGTTGAGTTTGCCAACGTCCAAGGATGCCACTTATTTGATGTAGTTTCCCCAGGAGAAGCTGCGGGGATTTGTCACGTTCTCCTGCCAGAAAAAGGATTTGTTCGCCCAGGAATGGTGATTGCAGGTACAGATTCCCATACCTGCACCTATGGGGCATTAGGCGCATTTTCCACCGGGGTCGGCACTACAGATATGGCGAATATTTATGCTACAGGGGATATGTGGATTCGTGTTCCCCAAACCCTAGTATTTGACTTATCTGGAACTCTGCCGCCTCACATCAGTGCCAAAGATATTATCCTATTTATCTTGGGACAAATCGGCTGTGCTGGTGCTACTAGTAAGGTAATGGAGTTTAGAGGGTCAATCCTGACACAACTACCCTTTGATGAACGGTTGACTTTAGCCAATATGGCAGTTGAGTGTGGTGCGCTATGTGGCTTGATTGTTTCTGATGAAGTGACCCGTGAGTATGTGCGAAACCGTAGCACCCAAGAATTTGCAGAGATTATTGGCGATGCAGATGCTGAGTACGAAAAAATTTATCAATTTGATCTCAGTGATTTAGAACCGCAAGTTGCACGTCCCCCAAAACCAGATCAGGTAGTAGCCATTAGTCAATTAGAAGATGTTCCCATTACCAAAGCCTTTATTGGCTCATGTACCGGAGGCAAACTCTACGATTTGGCTCAGGCTGCGGCAGTTCTCAAGGGTCGCCATATAGCCGCAGGTGTGAACTTGTTTATTGTCCCGGCCTCCATTGAAATTCGTGAAAAAGCCCAAGAGTTAGGCTATCTCGATATTTTTGCCCAAGCAGGGGCGCAGATTCTCAAGTCAGGTTGTGGGGCTTGTATCAATTCTGGATTGGGAGTTTTGGCAAAAGAAGAAACAGGGGTTTATGCAACCAATCGCAATTTTAAAGGACGCAGTGGCGATCCAACGGGCAAAAACTATTTGGCATCCCCAAGAACAGTAGCTATTTCAGCCGTCAAAGGAAAAATCAGTCATCATCTTGATTAA
- a CDS encoding isocitrate/isopropylmalate dehydrogenase family protein encodes MESLNKPYYRIVAIPGEGIGPEVVQASLTILQQVAQLEGFTLQVDYGWLGATAFEQFGSYFPSATAQLCDRADGIIFGAVNQGGLLELRKHFDFFCNLRPIRIVNSLLHKSSLRPEKVQGLDMLIVRELVSGIYFGPSGRSSDDQGAYGYHTMLYYDHQMRRIARKALQQAQKRRGLLTVAHKENALPHLPWTRLVQEEATEFPGIVVEPMLVDNLAMQMVLNPQRFDVILAGNLFGDILSDIGGALVGSIGLLGSASMNADGFGLYEAIHGTAPDIAGKGIANPLGTLGACILMLQQWGEEQAAQRIMQAQDRILAQGYRTADLSPQKEEILVNTQTLVDLLLAEISTE; translated from the coding sequence ATGGAGTCTTTAAATAAGCCATACTATAGGATAGTCGCTATACCTGGCGAAGGGATCGGGCCAGAAGTTGTCCAAGCTTCTTTAACCATTCTGCAACAGGTGGCTCAACTGGAAGGATTTACCTTACAAGTAGACTATGGCTGGCTCGGCGCAACTGCGTTTGAGCAATTTGGTAGCTACTTTCCTTCAGCCACCGCCCAACTGTGCGATCGCGCAGATGGGATTATATTTGGTGCGGTTAACCAAGGTGGACTACTAGAACTGCGAAAACACTTTGACTTTTTTTGCAATCTACGCCCGATTCGGATTGTCAACAGTTTGCTGCATAAATCTAGTCTGCGACCTGAGAAAGTTCAAGGACTCGATATGTTGATCGTTCGAGAACTAGTCAGTGGCATTTATTTTGGCCCATCTGGACGCTCTTCTGATGACCAAGGAGCTTACGGCTACCATACCATGCTCTATTACGATCACCAGATGCGGCGGATTGCTCGCAAAGCCTTACAGCAAGCCCAAAAGCGGCGAGGATTACTAACTGTAGCCCACAAAGAAAACGCTTTGCCTCATTTACCCTGGACTCGTTTAGTGCAAGAAGAAGCCACAGAATTTCCTGGTATTGTCGTTGAACCAATGCTGGTGGATAACTTAGCCATGCAAATGGTGTTGAATCCCCAGAGGTTTGATGTGATTTTGGCAGGGAATCTGTTTGGAGATATTCTCAGCGATATTGGCGGTGCATTAGTTGGCTCTATCGGCTTATTAGGATCAGCGAGTATGAACGCTGATGGATTTGGCTTATACGAAGCCATTCATGGTACAGCCCCAGATATTGCAGGTAAAGGTATTGCTAATCCCCTCGGCACTCTGGGAGCGTGTATTTTAATGCTTCAACAGTGGGGGGAAGAGCAGGCCGCTCAACGGATTATGCAAGCACAAGACCGAATTTTAGCCCAGGGATATAGGACAGCAGATTTATCTCCCCAAAAAGAGGAAATTTTGGTCAACACTCAAACCTTAGTTGACCTTTTGTTGGCAGAAATTTCCACCGAGTAA